One Roseofilum capinflatum BLCC-M114 DNA segment encodes these proteins:
- a CDS encoding ExbD/TolR family protein, translating into MRLVDDDPDLPPQINILPMIDVIFSILTFFMIGTLFLTRNEGLPVNLPQAGTGEVQQQERITISIDADGNIALNETMIPLEQLEAEIIQVMQENSSQLVVLKADEAIAHGRVIQVMDTLRQIPGVRLAIATEPLTINN; encoded by the coding sequence ATGCGTTTAGTTGATGACGATCCCGATCTACCGCCTCAAATCAACATCTTGCCGATGATTGATGTGATCTTCTCGATTTTGACGTTTTTCATGATTGGGACGTTGTTTTTAACTCGAAATGAGGGATTACCGGTTAATTTGCCCCAAGCAGGAACCGGAGAAGTTCAGCAGCAGGAGCGGATTACCATATCGATTGATGCCGACGGAAATATTGCTCTCAACGAAACCATGATTCCTTTAGAGCAACTCGAAGCGGAAATCATTCAGGTGATGCAAGAGAATTCATCCCAGTTAGTCGTCTTAAAAGCGGATGAGGCGATCGCCCATGGACGGGTGATCCAAGTTATGGATACACTCCGACAAATTCCAGGGGTGCGTTTGGCGATCGCCACGGAACCCTTAACAATTAACAATTAA
- a CDS encoding metallophosphoesterase family protein, which translates to MTRSGRWTNGTILLISTLVLMVFGWLSGILISPLVSMFPDYLLTDPFLQFPTETTVKVVWFTPFPGIEHRVIYGENLERQVTATTTKLTRTREDKLSHIDEMVLAEPPKFPVLRDIWRHEGEITGLSPGEKLPYEVISVHDNRQELRSDRFTLAPSPQPGTPLKILLTSDHQHKPMTAANIEKVGETLGSVDAIFFAGDLVDIADRASEWFDDRRGSAFFPVLQGRANYGLEKNGTTTTYTGAALIQNSPLFPALGNHEIMGQWSEEQGLNDQFNGSYPRVVAQADYERQADRINPSGDENIKNAWIKDRSFNSDTYQQIFSLPDSPGNGRYYAVTFGDIRLVVPQITNMWRSPNLSANTQGRFRERDRDLNEPENWGYGQHIFEPITLGSPQYEWLKEELNSPEFQRAKYKIVMFHHPPHSLGENIVPAYTDPVQIVDRDSAGNPLVIRYEYPKENDYIIRDVIPLLEAAKVDLVLYGHSHLWNRFTSPTGIHFLETSNVGNTYGAYLDMERSRRYVPPGYQPEYAPVGDPNGLEPIIPNLAPLRDKNQALPYVASNDLTVFSLLDTGTGTVSSYIFDTRNPESEVVKFDEFTILNMTASP; encoded by the coding sequence ATGACTCGAAGCGGGCGGTGGACTAACGGTACAATTCTGTTGATTAGCACGTTAGTGTTAATGGTTTTCGGTTGGCTCAGTGGTATATTGATCTCTCCTCTAGTTTCTATGTTTCCAGATTATCTATTAACCGATCCCTTTTTACAATTTCCCACTGAAACAACGGTCAAAGTCGTGTGGTTTACCCCCTTTCCCGGAATTGAACATCGGGTGATTTATGGGGAAAACTTAGAGCGTCAAGTGACGGCAACAACGACAAAACTAACCCGCACTCGTGAGGATAAGTTGTCCCATATTGACGAAATGGTATTAGCAGAGCCGCCAAAGTTTCCCGTACTCCGAGATATTTGGCGACATGAAGGGGAAATCACGGGATTAAGTCCTGGGGAAAAATTGCCCTATGAAGTGATAAGCGTCCATGATAATCGTCAGGAACTGAGGAGCGATCGCTTTACCTTAGCCCCCAGTCCCCAACCGGGAACACCCTTAAAAATATTACTCACATCAGACCACCAACATAAGCCCATGACCGCCGCTAATATAGAGAAAGTGGGGGAAACTCTGGGATCAGTTGATGCTATTTTCTTTGCTGGAGACTTAGTAGATATTGCTGATCGCGCATCTGAGTGGTTTGACGATCGCCGGGGTAGTGCCTTTTTCCCCGTGCTGCAAGGACGGGCGAATTACGGCTTAGAAAAAAATGGGACAACGACAACCTATACAGGAGCCGCTTTAATCCAAAATTCGCCCCTATTCCCGGCTTTGGGCAATCATGAAATTATGGGACAATGGTCTGAGGAACAAGGATTAAACGATCAATTTAATGGTTCCTATCCTCGTGTCGTGGCGCAAGCTGATTATGAACGGCAAGCAGATCGAATTAATCCCAGTGGAGATGAGAATATTAAAAATGCTTGGATTAAAGATCGCAGCTTTAATAGCGATACTTATCAACAAATTTTTAGTTTACCGGACAGTCCAGGCAATGGCCGATATTATGCCGTTACATTTGGTGATATTCGGTTAGTCGTTCCCCAGATTACGAATATGTGGCGATCGCCGAATTTATCCGCCAATACTCAAGGACGCTTTCGGGAGCGCGATCGGGACTTAAATGAACCGGAAAATTGGGGCTATGGGCAACATATTTTTGAACCCATTACTCTGGGAAGTCCTCAATATGAATGGTTAAAAGAAGAACTCAATTCCCCAGAGTTTCAACGGGCAAAATACAAAATTGTCATGTTTCACCATCCGCCCCATTCCCTAGGGGAAAATATTGTGCCTGCTTATACTGATCCGGTGCAAATTGTGGATCGAGATTCTGCCGGGAATCCCTTAGTGATTCGCTACGAATATCCGAAAGAAAATGATTACATTATCCGCGATGTTATTCCCTTATTAGAAGCAGCGAAGGTTGACCTGGTATTGTATGGTCATTCCCATCTGTGGAATCGATTTACTAGCCCCACAGGAATCCACTTTTTAGAAACCTCTAATGTGGGCAATACTTATGGCGCTTATCTGGATATGGAGCGATCGCGGCGTTATGTTCCCCCAGGATATCAACCGGAATATGCACCTGTAGGCGATCCCAATGGCTTAGAGCCGATTATCCCTAACCTCGCTCCGCTCAGGGATAAGAACCAAGCTTTACCCTATGTTGCCAGTAATGATTTGACGGTGTTTAGTCTTTTAGATACCGGAACGGGAACGGTGAGCAGTTATATCTTTGATACCCGCAACCCTGAGTCTGAAGTGGTGAAGTTTGATGAATTCACAATTCTGAATATGACAGCTTCTCCCTAA
- the uraD gene encoding 2-oxo-4-hydroxy-4-carboxy-5-ureidoimidazoline decarboxylase, which produces MTYTIAQINQMSQGEFVETLGSVFEDTPKIAAQTWHKRPFGDREHLYQSLISQMLELSEAEKMALIQAHPNLGSRLKMAPDSIAEQAGAGLDQLSTEEYDRFVALNQAYKQKFGFPFIMAVKGQTKEAILAAFEVRLNHDRQVERERSLEEIAKIVQFRLGDRLVNEVN; this is translated from the coding sequence ATGACGTATACGATCGCCCAGATTAATCAAATGAGTCAAGGGGAGTTTGTGGAGACTTTGGGGAGTGTCTTTGAAGATACTCCAAAAATCGCGGCTCAAACGTGGCATAAACGGCCATTTGGAGATCGGGAACATCTGTATCAGAGCTTGATCTCCCAGATGCTGGAGCTGAGTGAGGCGGAAAAAATGGCGTTAATTCAAGCGCATCCAAATTTGGGGAGTCGCCTGAAAATGGCTCCTGATTCGATCGCCGAACAAGCCGGTGCAGGATTGGATCAATTGAGTACCGAGGAGTACGATCGCTTTGTGGCTCTGAATCAAGCCTATAAACAGAAGTTTGGCTTTCCGTTTATTATGGCGGTGAAGGGACAGACAAAAGAGGCGATTTTGGCGGCGTTTGAAGTACGGTTAAATCACGATCGCCAGGTAGAGCGGGAACGATCGCTAGAGGAGATTGCTAAGATTGTACAGTTTCGGTTAGGCGATCGCTTGGTGAATGAGGTTAATTAA
- the uraH gene encoding hydroxyisourate hydrolase, which yields MVGQLTTHVLDTAQGSPAVGMVLELWAVDRKSPIKTLLKQTKTNEQGRTNVPLLDDGELEVGTYELVFFVGDYFQRVMVNLPEPVFLDEVPIQFGVSNPHSHYHVPLLVSPWSYTTYRGS from the coding sequence ATGGTGGGTCAATTAACAACTCATGTATTGGATACGGCGCAAGGTTCTCCCGCAGTAGGGATGGTATTGGAGTTATGGGCAGTCGATCGCAAGTCGCCGATTAAAACTCTGCTCAAACAGACCAAAACCAATGAGCAAGGCCGAACCAATGTTCCTTTATTGGACGATGGCGAGTTGGAAGTTGGCACTTACGAATTAGTTTTTTTTGTTGGTGATTATTTTCAACGGGTAATGGTCAATTTACCAGAGCCGGTATTTTTGGATGAGGTTCCGATTCAGTTTGGAGTCTCTAATCCCCATAGTCACTATCATGTGCCTTTGCTGGTTTCTCCGTGGTCTTATACAACGTATCGGGGGAGTTGA